Part of the Deinococcus multiflagellatus genome, CCAAGTCCTCTTCTTTCGAAGGGGGCTTTTTTTTGTTCCTGCTCTTCAACGCAGCAGGTTCGTCCTGTCTCCTGCGGGCTTAGCCAAGAGCCACTTCCCTTCCAGAACGTGTTTGCGCTCACGGCAGAACCAGAACGCAGCAGCTGGGAAGAATATCTGTGGTATTGAGGGGTGCCATCGGTCTACCGCGCCTACGAGTTCACACTGCCCACCGGTGGTGGCGCAAACAAAAGAAGACCCCTGCAATAGGGGTCCTCTCCTTTATGGTGCCGAGAACGGGACTTGAACCCGCACGCCTTGCGGCGACCGATTTTAAGTCGGTTGCGTCTACCATTCCGCCATCCCGGCGCATTCGCCCTTGCCAGGGCCTGCCCAGTATAGAGAAATCCCCGCCGGGTGGGGCGGGGATCTGTGGTGGAGGTGGGCGGAGTCGAACCGCCGTCCAAGAGTCCGTTCAGCGTGCGTCTACGTGTGTATCCCACTCTTTGATTGTCGGGTCTGCGCTCACCAGTGGGCGGGTTATCGCAGACCGTATCTCTGCTTATTTTCGCCGTCAGCTACAGAGCGTTGCCTGGGCTAGCCTTCTTTTGGTTCAGTTCGCGCGACGCCAAAGGCCGGGCTTCGCGGTCACTGTCTCACTTAAGCAGCGAGAGCGTAGTTCTGGTTGCCAGTTAATGGCTTTGCCGTAGTTTTACGAGGCCAACGGCACCTCGACACGCAACATCGCCTGCAGTTCCCCTGTCGAAACCGGGTCACCCCCAGCGGGCTGAATTTCTTCAGCTCAGACAGTGTAGCAGGTGCATCTGACGAAAAGTTGACCTGCCACACGTTGCCTGCGCCTTCTGACGCTGCTCAGAAGCGCCGGAATTGCCCATTAAAGTTGCGCCACTGTTTCTGACCAAAGGCATAGACCGGGTGGGTCCAGCGGCCAGCCACCACGCCTTCACGCAAGGCCGCCAGCAGTTGCTCGGGCGTCTGCACCGTTCGGAATGGGGCTTCCACCCAGGCCTCGCCAATGTCGCGCAGGGTGTGGGCGTCGCTGCCCGCGCAGACGGGTAGGTTCCGTTCACTGGCCCAGGCCTCGGCCACGCGGTTCCAGTGGTGGCGCGAAAGGCGGGAGTTGAAGACCTCCACGATATCCACCTGCTCCGCGATGCGCGCGGTGGCTTCGGGGCGCAGGCGATGGCGCTTAAGGGGATCGAAGCCGTGTTGCAGGAGCACCAGCCCACCCTGCGCTTTGATGGCCTGCACCGTCTCCTCGGGCGAGAGCTGCGGCGGAATGCGTTCTTGCAGGAACAGGCCAATCAGCTCGCCTTCACGGGTGGTGATTTCCTCACCGGCAATCACACTTAAGCGGTCATCCAGGCCCAGATCGCGCACGATGGCCTGCAGTTCGGGGCCGCCCCGGTACTGGTCGTGATCGGTCACCGCCAGGACGCGCGTGTTGGTGCGGAGCATCCAGCCGGGAATGTCGCGCAGCGGCGTTTTGCAGTCCGGGCTGACCTCGGTGTGGGTGTGCAGGTCCACGCGCATCACCTGCACGCCCCGGCGCCAGACGATGTTGTTCTGCATGGCCGAGGCGGGGCGGGGGGCCCAGCCCAGCGCGGCGCCCAGGCGGTCTTGCAGACTGTGGACTGCCGCGACTGGCCAGGGGCGGTGTAGGGGCGCCTGCCGGGGCGATTCGGGATGGGGCGGCGGCAGGGGTGGGCCGGGCGGCATCAGCCTTCTCCCTGTTGGGGCACCAGCACCTGAAGGGCGCCGGGCCACGCCTCAACCCGCACCACGCCAGCCGCGCCGGGCACGGGAGGGCGAACCTCGGCGTCAATGTGAAAGGCCTGCCCGCTGTAAGGAATGTCCACAACGGCTGCGCGGCTGCTCTCGACACTGGACAGGGCGTCGAACTCATCGCGGGCCAGGGCGGCGAGGTAGGCCAGCAGCCCTTCACGGCCCCCCGCATCAATGCGCACCACGTCCAGCTGGCCGTCGCCAGGATCGGCGTGGGTGGCCAGCCGCAGCCGGGGGCCGGTGGCGCGGGTGTTCATCACTTCCAGCAGCGCGAACGCTGTGGGGGGCGCGGTCTGCCCGTCCACCGTGAGGCTCAGGGGCGGCGGATCAAAGCTGGTGAGGGCGGTGGTCAGGGCCTGCACGGCGCGCAGGGGGCTTTTGCCGGACTCGGGGTCGTACTCG contains:
- a CDS encoding diacylglycerol/lipid kinase family protein, with protein sequence MTAATGPSPTQTDRGHATLIYNANAGGSGHCTPEDLVGVLHGLGFQPVCRATTSEDELQEALATAQGPVFVAGGDGTVRAVALQLAGRPGVVLGIVPMGTANNVARTLGIQGAPLDILASYGAAQVQPFDLGRVTAPWGQDLFLEACGCGAFADVLAEYDPESGKSPLRAVQALTTALTSFDPPPLSLTVDGQTAPPTAFALLEVMNTRATGPRLRLATHADPGDGQLDVVRIDAGGREGLLAYLAALARDEFDALSSVESSRAAVVDIPYSGQAFHIDAEVRPPVPGAAGVVRVEAWPGALQVLVPQQGEG
- a CDS encoding PHP-associated domain-containing protein; this encodes MQNNIVWRRGVQVMRVDLHTHTEVSPDCKTPLRDIPGWMLRTNTRVLAVTDHDQYRGGPELQAIVRDLGLDDRLSVIAGEEITTREGELIGLFLQERIPPQLSPEETVQAIKAQGGLVLLQHGFDPLKRHRLRPEATARIAEQVDIVEVFNSRLSRHHWNRVAEAWASERNLPVCAGSDAHTLRDIGEAWVEAPFRTVQTPEQLLAALREGVVAGRWTHPVYAFGQKQWRNFNGQFRRF